The proteins below come from a single Fodinicola acaciae genomic window:
- the rdgB gene encoding RdgB/HAM1 family non-canonical purine NTP pyrophosphatase yields MTRLLVATRNRKKLDELHRILVSIDLGAVELLTLADVPEYEEVPETGATFEENALLKAREGARHTGLVTVADDSGLAVDALNGMPGVLSARWSGGHGDDAANLDLLLAQISDVPAERRGAAFVCAAALVTPDGGEEVVVGRVDGTLTSEPRGDGGFGYDPIFVPTGHSRTTAEMPAEEKDQLSHRGRALRALAGPLTTALATSTGAN; encoded by the coding sequence GTGACCCGGCTGCTGGTGGCCACTCGCAACCGCAAGAAGCTGGACGAGCTGCACCGCATCCTGGTCTCCATCGATCTCGGCGCCGTCGAGTTGCTGACGCTTGCCGACGTACCGGAGTATGAGGAGGTCCCGGAGACCGGCGCGACCTTCGAGGAGAACGCTCTGCTCAAGGCTCGCGAAGGTGCCAGGCACACCGGGTTGGTCACCGTTGCCGACGACTCCGGCTTGGCGGTCGACGCGCTCAACGGCATGCCGGGCGTGCTGTCGGCACGCTGGTCCGGCGGCCACGGCGACGACGCGGCCAACCTCGACCTGCTGCTGGCGCAGATCTCCGACGTACCGGCTGAGCGGCGCGGAGCGGCGTTCGTCTGCGCTGCGGCGTTGGTCACACCGGACGGGGGTGAGGAGGTCGTGGTGGGCCGCGTGGACGGTACGCTCACCTCCGAGCCACGGGGGGACGGCGGGTTCGGGTACGATCCGATCTTCGTGCCGACCGGACACAGCCGCACCACCGCCGAGATGCCGGCGGAGGAGAAAGACCAGCTGAGCCACCGGGGCCGCGCGCTGCGAGCGCTCGCCGGTCCGCTGACAACGGCGTTAGCGACATCTACGGGAGCCAACTGA
- a CDS encoding M15 family metallopeptidase, translating to MRTRATRSGGPRRIELPAARQPSGLARLQRTAGNRAVGQLMRLAAVQRRLGWTDASATAGAGTTDGKAWNAGPQAVKGTGVRRIPLEGLALGNKAAGTEVENRKTDEQGTAGKAIALVPAAVKPTTVDVLLHFHGNTGDLAARPYASWRQSKKDATVRDVALDRVAQQLDAAADPQLIGILPVGVGESSFNATYNADAYVNDILTRLQTEGELKKGTALGKIVLSGHSGGGTSVKNLLSKAMAAKGHHHVAEVVLLEAIGPRSLTWWTTWVKTQLDRLRPILTGSAADADKQAALDGVPKIRAYYSKNGLYATRYGVLRDAIKGWFDKAPSLGPWDAKARDLFLVIELDGTNHESIVGGQKASAKPKDGLANPADVLFNPITDALKARSGGNPSTAPAKPVGGSAAVGPAVSHPDMAAEWGKLDAKVQKAFGRGFKQYVAVRGLYEKRLHASPVDWLNTLQFGVPFCGFTLQGMDPRLSATLTAIQDVCQPLIDAVLAANVPVVFEGKFQPRAVTGKPGRLSDHALGLALHLNYARNPYIGRNNKVADLIERVAAEAGKPSFWKTTSGVGRKSTEADIERAYRTYAHASDALGRYFSELAEMEAANAAGRLDAAGQAEMKKRQAERAAVNKAHALSEGSHRDPTKGFFAHTAGVAGDPMLALIKALTLQAGLEWGGTYGSRPKDLHHFALKL from the coding sequence ATGCGGACAAGGGCAACGAGATCGGGCGGCCCGCGGCGGATCGAGCTGCCGGCCGCCCGGCAGCCGAGCGGGCTCGCGCGGCTGCAGCGTACGGCCGGCAACCGCGCGGTCGGCCAGCTCATGCGGCTGGCGGCCGTGCAACGGCGGCTCGGCTGGACCGACGCGAGCGCCACCGCCGGCGCCGGTACGACCGACGGCAAGGCCTGGAACGCCGGGCCGCAGGCGGTGAAAGGCACCGGCGTCCGGCGCATCCCGCTCGAGGGCCTGGCGCTCGGCAACAAGGCCGCCGGCACCGAGGTCGAGAACAGGAAGACCGACGAGCAGGGCACAGCTGGCAAGGCGATCGCGCTCGTACCAGCCGCCGTCAAACCGACGACCGTCGACGTTCTGTTGCATTTCCACGGAAACACCGGCGACCTGGCCGCTCGGCCCTACGCGTCGTGGCGGCAGAGCAAGAAAGACGCGACCGTGCGCGATGTCGCGCTGGACCGGGTCGCACAGCAGTTGGACGCGGCCGCCGATCCGCAGCTCATCGGCATCCTGCCGGTCGGCGTCGGCGAGTCCTCCTTCAACGCGACGTACAACGCGGACGCGTACGTCAACGACATCCTGACCCGGCTGCAAACCGAGGGTGAGCTGAAAAAGGGCACGGCGTTGGGAAAAATCGTGTTGTCCGGGCACAGCGGCGGTGGCACGTCGGTGAAAAACCTGTTGTCCAAGGCGATGGCGGCCAAAGGCCATCACCACGTCGCCGAGGTCGTGCTGTTGGAGGCGATCGGTCCGCGGTCGCTGACCTGGTGGACGACCTGGGTCAAGACGCAGCTCGACCGGCTGCGGCCGATCCTCACCGGCTCCGCGGCCGACGCGGACAAGCAGGCGGCACTCGATGGCGTGCCGAAAATTCGCGCGTACTACAGCAAAAACGGCTTGTACGCGACGCGCTACGGTGTCCTGCGCGACGCGATCAAAGGATGGTTCGACAAGGCGCCGAGCCTTGGACCGTGGGACGCCAAAGCACGCGACCTGTTCCTCGTCATCGAGCTCGACGGCACCAACCACGAGAGCATCGTCGGCGGCCAGAAGGCTTCAGCCAAGCCAAAAGACGGCCTGGCCAATCCCGCCGACGTGCTGTTCAACCCGATCACCGACGCGCTCAAAGCGAGAAGCGGCGGCAATCCGTCCACCGCGCCGGCGAAACCGGTCGGTGGCTCGGCGGCGGTTGGGCCGGCGGTCTCGCACCCGGACATGGCCGCGGAGTGGGGAAAGCTCGACGCGAAGGTGCAAAAGGCCTTCGGCCGCGGTTTCAAGCAGTATGTGGCCGTACGCGGGCTCTACGAGAAGCGGCTGCATGCCAGTCCGGTCGACTGGCTCAACACCCTGCAGTTTGGCGTGCCGTTCTGCGGCTTCACATTGCAGGGCATGGATCCCCGGTTGAGCGCCACACTCACCGCCATCCAGGATGTCTGCCAGCCGCTGATCGACGCCGTGTTGGCGGCGAACGTACCCGTTGTCTTCGAAGGAAAGTTCCAGCCACGCGCGGTGACCGGCAAGCCGGGCAGGCTGAGCGATCACGCGCTCGGACTCGCGTTGCACCTGAACTACGCGCGAAATCCTTATATCGGAAGGAACAACAAGGTCGCCGACCTCATCGAACGAGTGGCCGCCGAGGCCGGCAAGCCGTCGTTCTGGAAGACCACGTCCGGCGTCGGCCGCAAGTCGACCGAGGCCGACATCGAGCGTGCTTATCGGACGTACGCACACGCCTCCGACGCGCTCGGGCGGTATTTCTCCGAGCTGGCAGAGATGGAGGCCGCCAACGCCGCCGGCCGGCTGGACGCGGCCGGGCAGGCCGAGATGAAGAAGCGGCAGGCCGAGCGAGCCGCGGTCAACAAGGCGCATGCGTTGAGCGAGGGCAGCCACCGCGATCCGACCAAGGGGTTCTTCGCGCACACGGCGGGTGTCGCCGGCGATCCGATGCTCGCGCTGATCAAGGCGCTCACGCTGCAGGCCGGCCTGGAGTGGGGTGGCACCTACGGCAGCCGGCCCAAGGACCTGCACCACTTCGCGCTCAAGCTCTGA
- a CDS encoding thiamine pyrophosphate-dependent enzyme: MTQPHPVDEHFRTVVRTLPATPAVGRSQPIRDDTGLTGDQLLQLFDAQLASRHLDLAARELGASRNGFYSIGSSGHEANAGVAAALRVTDPALLHYRSGAFYLARNQQKRKLEDGIRDVLLGVVAAADEPIAGGRHKVFGNAELAIIPQTSTIGSHPPRALGVALAIERARKLGVDSPWPADAIAVCSIGDASSNHSTTVGALNAVAYTRHQGMPVPLLIVCEDNGIGISVRTPAGWVEAANAGRPSVRYVCADGLDVVATHQAAAEAADWIRTRRAPVFLHLKTIRLMGHAGSDVESGYRTSAELAADLDRDPLLSTARTLSAAGVLSPEEIVQRYEDIRAIVRDIASEAVKKPKLTTAAAVIAPLAPRHPSWVAAEAAQPSQPESDEPLTLAQSINRALADVLATRQNTLVFGEDVGRKGGVYGVTRGLQKQFGSARVFDTLLDEQSILGLALGAGISGFVGIPEIQYLAYLHNAADQIRGEAATLQFFSNGQYKNPMVVRIAGYGYQKGFGGHFHNDNGVAALRDIPGLVIASPSRGDDAAAMLRTCVASAAVDGSVSVFLEPIALYHTRDLHVEGDGEWMTAYPSAGSHVPLGSARTYGDGTDLTIITFGNGAPMSLRVAKKLADSGKNARVVDLRWLAPLPVGDIVAAAEATGRVLVVDETRRTGGVSESVVTALVDAGFTGRIGRVASEDSFIPLGAAANLVLLSEDTIERAAARLVS, encoded by the coding sequence CTGCAGCTCTTCGACGCGCAGTTGGCCAGTCGCCACCTTGACCTCGCCGCGCGGGAGCTTGGCGCGAGCCGGAACGGGTTCTATTCGATCGGCTCGTCCGGTCACGAGGCCAATGCCGGTGTCGCGGCGGCGCTGCGGGTGACGGATCCGGCGCTGCTGCACTATCGTTCCGGCGCCTTCTATCTTGCCCGCAACCAGCAGAAACGCAAACTTGAAGACGGCATCCGCGACGTGCTGCTCGGCGTCGTCGCGGCGGCGGATGAGCCGATTGCCGGTGGTCGGCACAAGGTGTTTGGCAATGCGGAGCTGGCGATCATTCCGCAGACGTCGACGATCGGCTCGCATCCGCCGCGGGCGCTTGGGGTCGCGCTGGCGATCGAGCGCGCGCGCAAGCTCGGCGTCGATTCGCCGTGGCCGGCGGATGCGATCGCCGTGTGCAGCATCGGTGACGCGTCGTCCAACCACTCGACAACGGTCGGCGCGCTCAACGCGGTCGCGTACACCCGCCATCAAGGCATGCCGGTGCCGCTGCTGATCGTCTGCGAGGACAACGGCATCGGCATCAGCGTGCGTACGCCGGCCGGCTGGGTCGAGGCGGCCAACGCCGGCCGGCCGAGTGTCCGGTACGTCTGCGCCGACGGACTCGACGTGGTCGCAACGCACCAGGCCGCCGCGGAAGCGGCCGACTGGATACGCACGCGCCGCGCGCCGGTTTTCCTGCATCTGAAGACGATCCGGCTGATGGGTCACGCCGGCTCGGACGTGGAGTCGGGCTATCGTACGTCCGCCGAGCTGGCCGCCGACCTCGACCGCGACCCGCTGCTTTCCACCGCTCGCACGCTTTCCGCCGCCGGTGTGCTGTCGCCGGAGGAGATCGTCCAGCGATACGAGGATATTCGCGCGATCGTACGCGACATCGCCAGCGAGGCGGTGAAAAAGCCGAAGCTGACGACCGCCGCCGCGGTGATCGCGCCACTCGCGCCGCGCCATCCGTCGTGGGTCGCGGCCGAGGCAGCACAACCGTCGCAGCCGGAGTCGGACGAGCCGCTGACGCTCGCGCAGTCGATCAACCGCGCGCTGGCGGATGTCCTTGCGACACGCCAAAACACGCTCGTCTTCGGTGAGGACGTGGGACGCAAGGGTGGCGTCTACGGAGTCACGCGCGGCCTGCAGAAGCAGTTTGGCTCGGCGCGGGTTTTCGACACATTGCTGGACGAGCAGTCGATCCTCGGCTTGGCGCTCGGCGCCGGCATCTCCGGTTTCGTTGGCATTCCAGAGATCCAGTATCTGGCCTATCTGCACAACGCCGCCGACCAGATCCGTGGCGAGGCCGCCACCCTGCAGTTTTTCTCCAATGGACAGTACAAAAACCCGATGGTCGTGCGGATCGCCGGCTATGGATACCAGAAAGGCTTCGGCGGTCATTTCCACAACGACAACGGCGTCGCCGCATTGCGCGACATCCCGGGTCTGGTGATCGCCTCGCCGAGCCGCGGCGACGACGCGGCGGCGATGCTGCGTACGTGTGTCGCGTCGGCGGCGGTCGACGGCTCGGTCAGTGTTTTCCTTGAGCCGATCGCGCTTTACCACACGCGAGACCTGCATGTCGAAGGCGACGGCGAGTGGATGACGGCCTATCCATCGGCCGGCAGCCACGTGCCGCTCGGCAGCGCGCGGACGTACGGCGACGGCACCGACCTGACGATCATCACCTTCGGCAACGGCGCGCCGATGAGCCTGCGCGTCGCCAAAAAGCTTGCCGATAGCGGCAAAAACGCGCGCGTGGTCGACCTGCGGTGGCTCGCGCCGCTGCCGGTCGGCGACATCGTCGCGGCGGCCGAAGCCACCGGTCGCGTGCTCGTCGTGGACGAGACGCGCCGCACCGGCGGTGTCTCCGAGAGCGTCGTGACGGCCCTGGTGGACGCCGGTTTCACCGGCCGGATCGGCCGCGTGGCCAGCGAGGACAGCTTCATCCCGCTCGGCGCCGCGGCCAACCTCGTGCTGCTGTCGGAGGACACCATCGAGCGGGCCGCGGCGCGGCTGGTCAGCTGA
- the hisN gene encoding histidinol-phosphatase: MATFTDDLALAHVLADTADSISMSRFKALDLRVDSKPDMTPVSDADTAVEQAIAGTLSRTRPRDALLGEEFGERRGKASGSGGLRRWVVDPIDGTANYVRGVPVWATLIALLEGDEPVVGLVSAPALKQRWWAAKGGGAYAGRQRSSATAIAVSGVTKLSDASLSYSSIGDWSDREDAFLGLTRRVWRTRAYGDFYSYVLLAEGAVDIAAEPDVSLWDLAALVPIVTEAGGRFTDLAGNSGPAGGSAVATNGPLHAEVLASLTPSRAESVPHT; encoded by the coding sequence ATGGCGACTTTTACCGACGACCTCGCGTTGGCTCATGTGCTGGCCGACACGGCCGACTCGATCTCCATGAGCCGGTTCAAGGCGTTGGACTTACGAGTCGACAGCAAGCCGGACATGACGCCGGTGTCCGACGCGGACACCGCGGTCGAGCAGGCGATCGCCGGCACGCTCTCCCGGACCCGCCCTCGGGACGCGCTGCTCGGCGAGGAATTCGGGGAACGTAGAGGAAAAGCGAGCGGCAGCGGCGGCCTGCGCCGGTGGGTCGTCGACCCGATCGACGGCACCGCCAACTACGTACGCGGCGTGCCGGTGTGGGCCACGCTGATCGCGCTGCTGGAAGGTGACGAGCCGGTCGTCGGCCTGGTGTCGGCTCCGGCGCTGAAGCAGCGCTGGTGGGCCGCCAAGGGTGGCGGCGCGTACGCCGGCCGCCAGCGGTCGTCGGCCACCGCGATCGCGGTCTCCGGGGTGACGAAACTCTCCGACGCGTCGCTGTCCTATTCCAGCATCGGCGACTGGTCGGACCGCGAGGACGCCTTCCTCGGGCTCACCCGGCGGGTGTGGCGGACGCGCGCCTACGGCGACTTCTACTCGTACGTGCTGCTCGCCGAAGGCGCGGTGGACATCGCCGCCGAGCCGGACGTCTCGCTGTGGGACCTGGCCGCGCTGGTGCCGATCGTCACCGAGGCCGGCGGCCGGTTCACCGACCTGGCCGGCAACTCCGGACCGGCCGGCGGCAGCGCGGTCGCCACCAACGGCCCGTTGCATGCCGAGGTGCTCGCGAGCCTGACCCCGTCCCGGGCCGAATCCGTGCCGCATACCTGA
- a CDS encoding glycoside hydrolase domain-containing protein, with protein sequence MTGISRRGVLAGLTAAPLAGVLRGLPAATVTVWVPAALDKVRRERVQPGTPPAALRFSSAGNERHFGQLVVRTDAAATVTATASDLTGPGGATLPASAVAFFQQRYVNVTIRQNSKYTTGWWPDAVVPGNAVAAGPDGNAAFLVTVTVPAGQPAGAYSGSITLNGVTVPVELTVWGFAIPVAPTTTGAFAPWYQQAALAEGVRWGTPEFKARMDAYYDYQLDHRLVPNGPPLIGDPGPGPAYTPGPGPDPDPDAYIAQIAAYVRDPRVSSFQVPGYASGDQNSSIHIDTDKLGKVIAYLRQQGLLSKAYFYVGDEPGSDQAEDTLIGAYRTLHQVAPEVPTIMTLTHRPRQSLIDENNAWVFEQHTVPMLDEPRAVDTLKARGDLLWTYVCIGDTWPYPGVMIDDSLVGSRLLPWFQHSQGYTGLLYWSTTAFGSWDGQHYNPREVYAVPYSCNESAGDGFLLYPGKPAGVAGPVGSLRLHAVEAGMQDREHLFLFERRSMAIAQQLGVAGRVAVGDLLKPYFDVLYQWLERYQDDPALFDDIRTEVGVQVDRLVNGEPAVVIVGPAPRAYHVPVTVYVRSGVAVTIAGVASTPVERTAKADVHRTLLPLPAGYQKVVVTAGADTLTRSVQVAPIGLPHAVRINSFETDADAARYVDGGAVVARSTAHPATGKSSLRITFPAGVDWPGLYFRGEENVGRRDWSRFREVAFEAYNDSDQVLALNGKFYNPVEADDNHAVYLAPRQWQTVRFKLWHVPRNIYDPTQGNFDLSTLTSFQIYTGRRQTPVSLYIDDLRLESDSVVLENPGTSMRLEDDGVLTYALRKADGSIGFGWRDGDTWTQSVVPGSVAGAVATVLDLRGRLNVLGQDVWRRSTGTGWQSLAAPDVRLAGAPAAAIDATGRLTFLARTPENGLVVGWLDSPVSDSWHTALVPGAAALGDPGVGLDISGKLCFFVQTTGNQLLHGWQDTPGSALWHTAIIQQNGTGAAVPVAGRIGVGQAAPGRLCFVARDPSGKLSHGWQSAPGQGPWLWTTIEPVTDVDDDGNHVTSTVAGNPVCSLDSGGRLTYFVRTSDGRVLHGWQDHPDNGPWHATLIRTAGTYAHVSDDVAVSQDADGRLVFTGLASDGSVTTGWQDAPGTGPWHLSST encoded by the coding sequence ATGACCGGAATCTCGCGGCGTGGTGTGCTCGCCGGACTGACGGCCGCTCCACTGGCCGGTGTGCTGCGCGGGTTGCCGGCGGCGACGGTGACGGTGTGGGTGCCGGCGGCGCTGGACAAGGTGCGGCGGGAACGTGTGCAGCCAGGCACTCCGCCGGCCGCGTTGCGGTTCAGCAGTGCCGGCAACGAGCGCCATTTCGGCCAGCTCGTCGTACGGACCGATGCCGCGGCGACCGTGACGGCGACGGCCTCCGACCTCACCGGACCTGGCGGCGCCACGCTGCCGGCGTCCGCGGTCGCGTTCTTCCAACAGCGCTATGTCAACGTCACTATCAGGCAAAACAGCAAGTACACGACCGGTTGGTGGCCGGACGCGGTGGTGCCGGGGAACGCCGTCGCGGCCGGGCCGGACGGCAATGCCGCGTTCCTGGTGACCGTCACCGTGCCGGCCGGTCAGCCGGCTGGCGCGTACTCCGGCTCGATCACGCTCAACGGCGTGACCGTGCCCGTCGAGCTGACCGTGTGGGGCTTCGCGATCCCGGTCGCGCCGACGACGACCGGCGCCTTCGCGCCGTGGTATCAGCAGGCCGCGCTGGCCGAGGGTGTGCGGTGGGGGACGCCGGAGTTCAAGGCCAGGATGGACGCCTACTACGACTACCAGCTCGATCACCGGCTGGTCCCCAACGGTCCGCCGCTGATCGGCGACCCCGGCCCCGGACCGGCCTACACACCGGGACCCGGACCGGATCCTGACCCGGACGCCTATATCGCGCAGATCGCCGCGTACGTCCGTGACCCGCGCGTCAGCTCGTTCCAGGTCCCCGGATATGCCAGCGGCGACCAGAACAGCAGCATCCACATCGACACCGACAAGCTCGGCAAGGTCATCGCGTACCTGCGCCAGCAGGGCCTGTTGAGCAAGGCCTACTTCTATGTCGGCGACGAGCCCGGCAGCGACCAGGCCGAGGACACCCTGATCGGCGCTTACCGGACACTGCACCAGGTCGCGCCGGAGGTGCCGACGATCATGACGCTGACGCACCGGCCGCGGCAGTCGCTGATCGACGAGAACAACGCCTGGGTCTTCGAGCAGCACACCGTGCCGATGCTCGACGAGCCGAGGGCTGTCGACACACTGAAGGCACGCGGCGACCTGCTGTGGACGTATGTCTGCATCGGCGACACCTGGCCGTATCCAGGCGTCATGATCGACGACTCGCTGGTCGGCTCGCGGCTGCTGCCGTGGTTTCAGCATTCGCAGGGCTACACCGGCCTGCTCTACTGGTCGACCACGGCGTTTGGCAGCTGGGACGGGCAGCATTACAACCCGCGTGAGGTGTACGCGGTGCCGTACTCGTGCAACGAGTCCGCCGGCGACGGTTTCCTGCTGTATCCCGGAAAACCGGCCGGTGTGGCCGGGCCGGTCGGGTCGCTGCGGCTGCACGCGGTCGAGGCCGGCATGCAGGACCGCGAGCATCTTTTCCTGTTCGAGCGGCGAAGCATGGCCATCGCGCAGCAGCTCGGTGTGGCCGGCCGGGTCGCTGTCGGCGATCTGCTCAAGCCGTATTTCGACGTGCTTTATCAGTGGCTGGAACGATATCAGGACGACCCCGCCCTGTTCGACGACATCCGCACCGAGGTCGGTGTGCAGGTCGACCGGCTGGTCAATGGCGAGCCGGCGGTCGTCATCGTTGGTCCGGCGCCGCGTGCGTACCACGTGCCGGTCACGGTGTATGTCCGCAGTGGCGTTGCTGTGACGATCGCCGGTGTGGCATCGACGCCGGTGGAGCGTACGGCCAAGGCCGACGTCCACCGCACGCTGTTGCCTTTGCCTGCCGGCTATCAGAAAGTCGTCGTCACGGCCGGCGCGGACACGTTGACGCGCTCTGTCCAGGTCGCGCCGATCGGTTTGCCGCACGCTGTACGGATCAACTCCTTCGAGACCGACGCCGACGCGGCGCGATATGTCGATGGTGGTGCGGTGGTCGCGCGCTCGACCGCGCATCCGGCGACCGGAAAGTCGAGCCTGCGGATCACTTTTCCGGCCGGCGTCGACTGGCCCGGCCTCTATTTCCGCGGCGAGGAGAACGTCGGCCGGCGGGACTGGAGCCGGTTTCGCGAGGTCGCTTTCGAGGCGTACAACGACTCCGACCAGGTGCTCGCGCTGAACGGCAAGTTCTACAACCCGGTCGAGGCCGACGACAATCACGCCGTCTACCTCGCGCCGCGGCAGTGGCAGACCGTACGGTTCAAGCTGTGGCACGTGCCGCGCAACATCTATGACCCGACGCAGGGAAACTTCGACCTCAGCACGCTGACCTCGTTTCAGATCTACACCGGCCGGCGGCAGACGCCGGTGTCGCTCTACATCGACGACCTGCGGCTGGAGTCGGACAGCGTCGTGCTGGAAAACCCTGGCACGTCGATGCGGCTGGAAGACGACGGCGTGCTCACGTACGCGCTGCGGAAGGCCGACGGGTCGATCGGTTTTGGCTGGCGCGACGGCGACACCTGGACGCAGTCGGTCGTCCCGGGATCGGTGGCCGGTGCGGTGGCGACGGTGCTGGACCTGCGCGGCCGCCTGAACGTGCTCGGCCAGGACGTTTGGCGTCGGTCGACGGGGACCGGCTGGCAGAGCCTCGCCGCACCGGACGTACGCCTGGCCGGTGCGCCGGCGGCCGCGATCGACGCCACCGGGCGGCTGACTTTTCTGGCTCGTACGCCGGAAAACGGCCTGGTCGTCGGGTGGCTGGACAGCCCGGTGTCCGATAGCTGGCACACCGCGCTGGTGCCCGGCGCGGCCGCGCTCGGCGATCCGGGTGTCGGCCTGGACATCAGCGGCAAGCTGTGTTTTTTCGTCCAGACGACCGGAAACCAGCTCCTGCACGGCTGGCAGGACACGCCGGGATCGGCGCTCTGGCACACCGCGATCATCCAGCAGAACGGCACCGGCGCCGCCGTACCGGTCGCCGGCCGCATCGGCGTCGGGCAGGCCGCGCCGGGTCGCCTTTGTTTCGTCGCGCGCGACCCGTCCGGCAAGCTCTCGCACGGCTGGCAGAGCGCGCCGGGCCAGGGACCGTGGCTGTGGACGACGATCGAACCGGTCACCGATGTCGACGATGACGGCAACCACGTCACGTCCACCGTCGCCGGCAACCCGGTGTGCTCGCTGGACTCCGGTGGCCGGCTGACCTACTTCGTGCGTACGTCCGACGGTCGCGTCCTGCACGGCTGGCAGGACCACCCCGACAATGGCCCGTGGCATGCGACGCTGATCCGTACCGCCGGCACATACGCGCACGTATCCGACGATGTCGCCGTCTCACAGGACGCCGACGGCCGGCTGGTCTTCACCGGCCTGGCGTCGGATGGCTCCGTCACCACCGGCTGGCAGGACGCCCCAGGCACCGGCCCCTGGCACCTGTCCAGCACCTGA
- the rph gene encoding ribonuclease PH produces the protein MTPAAGRPDGRRADQLRPVTITRHWLDHAEGSVLVEFGRTRVLCAASVTEGVPRWRKGSGLGWVTAEYAMLPRSTHTRGDRESVKGRVGGRTHEISRLVGRSLRAAIDLAALGENTIQLDCDVLQADGGTRTAAITGAYVALADAVDWLANRGALASEPAKALPNSVAAVSVGVIDGEPRLDLNYDEDVTAEVDMNVVCTGAGEFVEVQGTAEHGVFDRARLDALLDLAVVGTTELTRLQREARA, from the coding sequence ATGACGCCAGCCGCTGGTCGTCCGGATGGACGGCGTGCCGACCAACTCCGTCCCGTCACCATCACCAGACACTGGCTGGACCACGCCGAAGGCTCGGTGCTGGTGGAGTTCGGCCGCACCCGCGTGCTCTGCGCGGCGAGCGTGACAGAAGGCGTGCCGAGGTGGCGCAAAGGCAGCGGTCTGGGGTGGGTGACCGCCGAGTACGCGATGCTGCCGCGCTCCACGCACACCCGCGGCGACCGGGAGAGCGTCAAGGGCCGGGTCGGCGGGCGTACGCACGAGATCAGCCGGCTGGTCGGCCGCAGCCTGCGCGCCGCGATCGACCTGGCCGCGCTCGGCGAGAACACCATCCAGCTCGACTGTGACGTGCTGCAGGCGGACGGCGGCACGCGTACGGCGGCGATCACCGGCGCGTACGTGGCGCTGGCCGACGCCGTCGACTGGCTCGCCAACCGCGGCGCGCTGGCCAGCGAGCCGGCCAAGGCCCTGCCCAATTCGGTGGCGGCGGTCAGCGTCGGCGTGATCGACGGCGAGCCGCGGCTGGATCTCAACTACGACGAGGACGTGACCGCCGAGGTCGACATGAACGTGGTGTGCACCGGCGCCGGCGAGTTCGTCGAGGTGCAGGGCACCGCCGAGCACGGCGTCTTCGACCGCGCCAGGCTGGACGCGCTGCTCGACCTCGCGGTGGTGGGTACGACCGAGCTGACCCGGCTGCAACGAGAGGCGCGCGCGTGA
- a CDS encoding class I SAM-dependent methyltransferase — MSNKVLGDTELQSDVLEDLNAAGNYRRWLCSLGLPYFGDDVLEIGSGMGYYASDWADMGVPKLTASEADPARLRDLHSRFDGDPRVQVRELTVPIDETGDYSAVVAYNVLEHIPEQVEALKAFSGLVRPGGAVVLVVPAFQFAMSRFDLEIGHQRRYTKRSMAEALTAAGLEIERCHYINMWGLLAWYGAVKLLNRRPQESAMLTAYDKLYVPVERRIESKVRVPFGQSVFAVARAR; from the coding sequence ATGAGCAACAAAGTCCTCGGCGACACCGAGCTGCAGTCCGACGTACTGGAGGACCTGAACGCGGCCGGCAACTACCGGCGCTGGCTCTGCTCGCTCGGCCTGCCGTACTTCGGCGACGACGTGCTGGAGATCGGCTCCGGGATGGGCTATTACGCCTCCGACTGGGCCGACATGGGCGTGCCGAAGCTGACCGCCAGCGAGGCCGACCCGGCTCGGCTGCGCGACCTGCACAGCCGCTTCGACGGCGACCCGCGGGTGCAGGTGCGCGAGCTCACCGTGCCGATCGACGAGACCGGCGACTACTCCGCGGTCGTCGCGTACAACGTGCTGGAGCACATCCCCGAGCAGGTCGAGGCACTGAAGGCCTTCTCCGGCCTGGTGCGGCCCGGCGGCGCGGTCGTGCTGGTGGTGCCGGCGTTCCAGTTCGCGATGAGCAGGTTCGACCTGGAGATCGGCCACCAGCGCCGCTACACCAAGCGCAGCATGGCCGAGGCGCTGACCGCGGCCGGCCTGGAGATCGAGCGCTGCCACTACATCAACATGTGGGGCCTGCTGGCCTGGTACGGAGCGGTCAAGCTGCTCAACCGGCGTCCACAGGAGAGCGCGATGCTCACCGCCTACGACAAGCTCTACGTGCCGGTCGAGCGCCGGATCGAGTCCAAGGTCCGGGTGCCGTTCGGCCAGTCCGTCTTCGCGGTCGCACGCGCTCGTTAG